Part of the Acropora palmata chromosome 10, jaAcrPala1.3, whole genome shotgun sequence genome, ACCACAGGCATcccatataataaaaaatttgctAGGTAAAAGAAGAGGTACTGAAAATTTATCGCCGAGTCTGCACGTCGTccaaacaactgcaaaatggATGAAAATTGACGTCTTAGCTTGCCTACTTTTCCTTAAATCTTTTCTTCATTCAGTCGTTGCATTGGACAACTTTCAAGAATCGAcccacctttttttttaggacTACAAAACAATTGGACACACGACGCCAACACTTGACGCTAGCCAGGATTACACTCTCCTCAATGCATCTGAAGCAGGGGGGTACACACAGCTGATATTTGAAAGACCTCGCGACACAGGAGACGAAAACGATCTCGCTTTTATGGTAAGTGAGAGGCAGGAATTAAGAGGGAAGGAACTCGATTTCAAATTGTGCTGGTTGTCAGGAAATGTGCGGCTAACAGAGAGTCGTAAGTTGACAACCAGCAGAGCTTTAAAGAGATTTTCCGTTCCACTCTTTGTATTCACGATGTTGTTGAGGTCACACTTTCGAAGACTCTCCACCCATTTCCAGGATTGCAACCAATAAGATGTACGTTGAGTTTTCCAAAACGTCGCGAAATGTCCCGTTAGGTCTAAGCGTAAAATACCTGATTGTAACTTTGGGATTGGCGTTTGTTTTTGGGTTATTTCTTAGCTTGGGATGAGGTTACTGTTATTGTCTTCTTGCAGAGTGtagttaggaggacacttcatgacccTTAATTGCCTGTATTCCTCGCCACAAGCAATATTGAAGTCGAGTCAAATTGTGACGGAACAAGTTTGTGACAACTTTTACAAATGCATATGCATCTACGTACTTGCAATCATGGGACCGATTGCTCGAAACATGGTtggcgctaaccattggtcaAGAAATATCGAAACTATCACGTTTATACAACATATAACAACAtattacaacatatgaaaagactaGATTTGCAGAATAAACGGgccgtagttttacgaatggcttatCGGGGCCAAAAttgtttcgggactttcgaggaACGGGCCTCGATCTTAAGAGCATACGCCGACAAACAAGAGGCACTTCAACCTCTTcatcaaagcgaggctaaaaTATTCCAAACTAGGCCTGAATATGAAGATTAATTACCACTGTAACAAGATATAACGACAAATTGCAATGACTGCAAAAATCAAGCCGAAGCGAACTCCAAAATTACCCTTAAAATTGTCTAGAAAGGCTTTTCGGCCAGGGGCCGCCCAACTCACCACTTTCGGCCTCTCCTCTCAGGTGCATTCAAATTACCCCTCGATCTTGCCGTTTAAGCAGAATCATTGCAATCCACGTGCTTGAATTGTCAAACAGTCCATTCTCGGAAAAGCTGGTGTCctataaaataacaaagagaTCATCATTTCGTTATATTGAGAGATGTAATGATCTTATTTCGAAACTCCTCAATAGGAGGCTTGGATTATTTCCTACCAACAACTTTCAACATTCTTTTTTACGCTCATTTCTATCTTTTTTATTGCAGCGTGGCTCTGAAGCATTCATAATCTGGAGTTATAGCAATTTGGACATTGCCGataaaagaaactttaaaattcACTCCAGCCAAGGGTGGAGCTCGGAGAAGTATATACTCGTGGCTAAAAATCAGCCAATTCCGACAgaggcaaaggctacagcGCTGTACTCTAGATTTGCTATCGCCCTTTCTATGGCATTGTTTCATGTTCTCTTATAAATCGTCCATGTATAGTGACAGAGTATTTACGCTTTGATGGCATGCAGTAAAACCAAAGCAACgtctctgaccaatcacaacacacATTAGATTGAACCAGCGAATGAGAGCGTGGACCATAAAAATGCTGCAGCCGTCGACAAAAGGAGCGGGAAATCGCGCATGCTACAGACTGCTACCAGCTCTGGCgcgtgttttgattggctagaaACTAGGACATTTTGAATCTATAGAGCAGGCTTATCTCAGCGTAATGGAGCcccgttgttgtttttttctttttcgtggACACGGTTAGTGTCAAGGAAAGTTATGTCCAACTGATTTTAACATTCAAACTGTCCGTTGTAGATTTTGTTAGGCCATATAGGGAAATCGTCGTCACTTGATGATTAGATTACGAGGCTGACTAttcgagcgttcgcccttTGTCGTCACTTTCCATTAGACTACGAAGATGACGcctcgagcgttagcccttcgtgcTGACGAAAAGTTAACGTTCGAAGCCACCTCGTTAGCTCTTCAACTGGAAAATTGACTCTTAACAACTTatttgatgccaaattttagcACTTTAGCAACAGGCTAGTTTTCACGATATTTCATTTGCAAAATAATTCTGGTCATATGTGTTTTCCCATTGACAAGTACGCGGTGAACTCTGCTTCAGTGTTTTGAGGGGGCTAATTATAACAACGGACTCTTTTTCCCACACGGAACTGAAACTCCCCAAAATAACCTTGGAGGTTACGTTTCACAAAGATAGGCAATCAGAATTGACTGCTGATATAATATTCAACTGGCAAATGAATTAATCACTCCTGAAAGCTGTGACAAGAAAAAAGGTTGGATACCTTGTGATCAATAATTagatgacaatgaaaatttgtctttGTGCATTTGAAATACATTCTACTTTGTTTGATTATGACAGAAGAAGTAAAAGTTTGGAAGGCGGATAATGAGAGCCGACTACTGTACGTCCAACGTTTTTCACATCTTAACTATAAAGAGTCATTAGTTTTCTTATTAAATATGCAAGTTTACCAAATTGTTTCCGAATAAGACCCATCAATTAGgtgattaattttaaaatgtctaAGCTAATTATAAAACTGGCAAACAGTGTGTCACACCACAGCGAATCGATATTGATTCCACGCTTCAGTGACGAACGATATTGTCATTTATAAATTGATTTTGCCCACGGCAAGGAACAGTCAGTCATTTTTGCCTCTTGGGTGCGGATTCTCATGATGGCGATTTTTCAGCTCTGCCTTTTGACGCTCTCAAGCGTGGCCTTCGCAGAAGGCAGTTACGCAAATTCAAACCACTTTCCTTTCCTGGAAGGCAACTTCAACGTTTCGTACAATTTCAATGAATCTTCGGATACTTTTGAGTTTTTGGTAGAAGTTAATGCCACAGGATGGGTCGGTTTCGGGTTTGCTGAAAAGGCTCCTAACAATATGACGGACTACGATGTGGCTGTTGGAGGGGTGTTTCCGAATGGATCTGGTTACCTTAAGGTAAGAGGGAAACTTTGTATTTCAAGCAGCGTTCATTAGTGTCACCActgaaaataagaaacagCTGCAAAGTACTAATGAGATAACGACAAAGAAAGGATATCGATCCATTTTTTCATAAGAAATGGGCTCAAACTCGCAATTTAATCAATTACTGAAGGGCACAAAGACttaagtaaaataaataaaaaacagaggTGGTTGAATGGTTGAATGATTGAATTCTGCAAAAAGTCCTCAGAGATAACATCCATAATTGATATTTACCGTTTGTGGTTAACAggtggtttgtttttgttccgttaatgaaatattttttcaatgatGGGACCTGCTCTATCTGTGGATAGTCTTGATATATAGAGTCAACGAGTGTATGCGGTTTGGCCAGTATTTCGTTATGTTTCGAGAAGGTTTCCTCTTCTCACGTCACCATGGAAACAGCGTGTTGAGTCATGTCCGCCGTGTTTTGCGGAAGTTTTCCCTGTGCGAAAAAAGGTGTCCACAAAAAGCATTTCCCAGCTGTTATTCACGAAGTGAAATaatctgttttgcagttgtgtggacgacgagAGCCCTTGaagacattttattttcaattttgctattaatattttttttatctccaaATCGCAGATACTAATTTAATTCCATGATTCCCTGAACACGAATTGGAAGCATAATGACTGTCTTGCAGCAATTAAAAAACGATCACAGAAACGCTAAGTTTCGCTTGCAGATGACTTTCTCGCTGTGTTCGACGCGTTGTCCTCGCCTAAACTCCCATGTTAATTCTTTAATTAAGCTCGAAAATATCCATGGAATTCTAccaatttgtataggtaatcaaatgatttcgagtgcaatttggaataaataagcacgagtaaatctaacaaaattgcacgagcccgtagggcgagtgcaatttgtggtctttgaaaaaatttacgagtgcttatttattccaaattgcgcgagaaaaatcatttgattatctgctaataatatacatgaaaaaaatttctccatgctgattgatgaaaaaattacgag contains:
- the LOC141894141 gene encoding DBH-like monooxygenase protein 1; the encoded protein is MRDYDVIVGGFSNGRGYLWDYKTIGHTTPTLDASQDYTLLNASEAGGYTQLIFERPRDTGDENDLAFMRGSEAFIIWSYSNLDIADKRNFKIHSSQGWSSEKYILVAKNQPIPTEAKATALYSRFAIALSMALFHVLL